The Larus michahellis chromosome 18, bLarMic1.1, whole genome shotgun sequence genome contains the following window.
CTTTAATTAACTCGAGCAGGAGGAACATGGAAAAACCTGCGCTGGTGCCTCCCCCGCCTGCTTTCCCCAACAAAGGCCTCATTGAGGCTGGCCCGGCACCCTGCCATGCcggtggcccggtgctggagcCGGTGATGCCCCGGCGGggggcagggctgccctggggggcagaggggccgcAGCCGTCGGGGTTGCATGGGGCATGCTGGCGGGCACTGCAGAGCCCCCGCGCGTCCTCTCGGCTGGGTGGTTGCAGGCTGGGCACCCCCGTCCGGCGGAGGGGTGGTGGGCACCGGCTGGGGGCAAAGGGCAGCAGATGCCCCGGCGCAAGGCAGCTTTCGGGGCAGGGAAGCAGACGGACTTCTCGATGCGCGGTCTGTCGTGGGAGACTGTGGCCTCTCTCCCCAAACCAGGGAAGAGCGGCTCCATCCGGAGCAGCGCCATGGAGGGACGGGGTGCTGGCACTGCCTGGGTGGGGTGAGACCATGGACTGGGGTGGCCCCAGCCCCGCGTGAGCccgtgctggggggcagcaggtcTGACCCCGGCTCTGCTCTGGGGGCCACAGCAGCCCCCGCTGCCTCGTATGTAGGGAGCGGGGACAAGGATGTGAGGGGCTCTCATAAGCCAGGGCACCCCCCTGTGCTTGCCGGGGCCCCCATGGGCCCCCCTCACCTCCCCGCTGGCCCCCTGCAGACACGGAAGCTGTCGAAGACGGAGCGGCAGCGGTTCAGCGAGGAGGTGGAGATGCTGAaggggctgcagcatcccaaCATCGTCCGCTTCTACGACTCCTGGAAGTCGTCCATCAAAGGCCAGATCTGCATCGTGTTGGTCACAGAGCTCATGACGTCCGGCACCCTGAAAACGTGAGCGGGGACCACCAGGTCGGGGTGtgcaggggaggggacggggtcCTGGCGGTGACGGGGAGGTGAGGGACAGGTCTGCACCCCCGCTCCTGGGCAAAGGACGTGAGCATTCGGGTGGGGACGACGGGCTGTGGTGGGCTCGGGTGGGATGTGGGCTGACgacggggcagggctgggagctggagacAGCCCCATGGTTCCCCCGGCAGTTATCTGAAGCGGTTCAAGGAGATGAAGCTGAAGGTGCTGCAGCGCTGGAGCCGGCAGATCCTCAAGGGGCTGCATTTCCTGCACACCCGCTCGCCCCCCATCATCCACCGCGACCTCAAGTGCGACAACATCTTCATCACGGGCCCCACCGGCTCCGTCAAGATCGGGGACCTGGGCCTGGCCACGCTCAAGCGAGCCTCCTTCGCCAAGAGCGTCATAGGTGGGGTCCCGGCGCGGCCACGGCAGGGACGGGTTGCGGCTGCCCCGCggtggctgcgggggggtgggcgCCCCGGGGGGTGCTCATCCTGCTGCCGCCCCCAGGCACCCCCGAGTTCATGGCGCCAGAGATGTACGAGGAGAAGTACGATGAGGCGGTGGACGTCTACGCCTTCGGGATGTGCATGCTGGAGATGGCCACCTCGGAGTACCCCTACTCCGAGTGCCAGAACGCCGCCCAGATCTACCGCAAGGTCACCTCGGTGAGCGGCCCccgggctggggcgggcagggggggtgtcctgggagcggggtgaggggctgggggggctgtcgGATGGAGCTGTCGTGCCTCGCTGCCCGCAGCGTGTCACCCTGCAGGTTGTGCGAGCAGCTGGAAATAGTCAGGGAGGTGAGAGGGAGCcgtgccggggcggcggggctgcagcTTGGCCAGACCCCGCGTTCCTCGCCCTGCGCCAGGCGCTGCCAGCGCGTTAATGGGGTGGAACGGCAGCGAGTGGCTCGGCCACCCCATGCCCGAGGCACCGCGGCCGGTCCCGGACGGCTCCTGCCCGCTGGGGTGGAAACTCGGAGCTCCGGGGCCTCCTGGCCCAGGTTCTGTGCAGGCACGCGTGGCCTGGCCGCGGGAGCCATGGCCAGCCAGTGGGGTCCTGGGCTGGGAGCcctgtccccacgtgtcccccgctgccagcggggctgtgcctgggggctgcggggccacggcTGCCCGGGGGTGTCTGGCGGCTCCGCAGCCCCGCAGAGCCCAGGTTCTGCCCCGGGCCCTGGAAACCCGGTGCTGAGGCAGGGTCCGGCGCAGGAACCTCTGACACCCGTCGCCCCTAGGGCCTGAAGCCCAGCAGTTTCTACAAGGTGAAGGTTCCGGAGCTGAAGGAGATCATCGAGGGCTGTATCCGCATGGACAAGAAcgagaggtggggtggggggagtgggggccGGGGCGGCAGAGCCCCCTCTGGCCCCCGGCCCCGTGCTGAGCCGCGCTCCCCGCAGGTACACCATCCAGGACCTGCTGGAGCACTCCTTCTTCCAGGAGGACACCGGGGTGCACGTGGAGCTGGCCGAGGAGGACGATGGCGTCAAGTCTGGGCTCAAGCTCTGGCTGCGCATGGATGACACGAAGAAGCTGCACGGCAAGTACAAGGACAACAACGCCATCGAGTTCCTCTTCGAGCTCTACAAGGACGTGGCGGAGGAGGTGGCCCAGGAGATGGTAGGTGCAGGGACAGCGGGACCGGGGGTGCCGTGGGGTCCCCACGCCCTGGCGTGATGACCCCAATCCCACGCAGGTGGTCCTTGGCTTCGTCTGCGAGGCCGACTACAAGCTGGTCGCCAAGGCGGTGCGGGACCGTGTGGTCGCCATCAAGCGCAAGCGGGAGAAGCTGAAGCGCGCCCAGGACGTGCCGTCGCCTGCGGAGCCGGAGCAGCCACCAGGCGTCCTGCGGCTGCTGGAAGAGCTCAAGTCCCCGCTGCCACCAGGTGCCCCCGCGCCCACCCCGGCCACCGCTGGCTCCGGGGACTCCGTCTTCAGCAGCACCTTCCCCCCGGAGCCCGAGGAGCCCGAGGCCGACCAGCACTTCGCCTACCGACACACCAGCTACTCCTCGGCCACCTGTGCGTGGGCGCcgggcagggggacagcagggtgacgcggggtgggaggcgggcaggggggtccctgctgggggtccctccccacctccagccgTGCCACGCAACCAGCCCCAAAGCTGTTTCCCGGGGGTGCAAGCCTGGGAGTGGGCTCTGGCTCCGGCCACCCTCACACAAGTGTTTCCCCTGCAGCCGACTGCGAGACAGATGGCTACCTGAGCTCCTCCGGCTTCCTGGactccccggccccggcccatCGCAGCTCCTCAGCAGGGGACCCTGCCAGCCCGCCCCCTGCCCGTTCTGCACGCTGCTTCCCCACGGTAAGCAgggccccgcggggctgggggttgCGGCAGCCACGGCGCCGGCTCACGCCACCCTCTCCCCGCAGAGCATCGCGGTGCAGCTGCCCACCGAGCGCCTTCCCCCCGCCAGCGGCTTCTCCTCCCCGGTGGACAGGTGAGGCCATGGGGATCCAGCAGGGGTTGCGGGGGGAGCGCGGCAGGGAACGGCTGCGCTGACGGTCCAGTGCTGGGGCTTCCCGCAGCTATGCCTCAGACGTGGCGTCCGGCATGAGCGACGGCTGCGAGGGGCTCTCGGCCAGCGAGCGGGGCACCGAGGTGCCGCCCAAGCGAGCCTCGGGGAAGCTGCTGCGGCGCCGAGCCCGGTCCCGGCTGCGCATCACCAACGTGAGGGCTGCAGGCGGCGGGCGGGTGGGGGGACAGGCGCTCCCCGGGCTGACCACCCCCGCCGCCCACAGATCTCCGACAAGAATGACCGGGTGGTGGAGTGCCAGCTGCAGACCTACAACAACAAGATGGTGACCTTCAAGTTCGACCTGGACGGGGACAACCCGGAGGAAATTGCAGCCGTCATGGTGAGCGCGGGGCGGGTGCGCGGTGGGGTCCTGCCTGCCAGGCCGGGCACCGAccggcccctctgcccccaggtCCACAACGAGTTCATCCTCAAGTCGGAGCGGGACGGCTTCATCCACCGCATCCGGGACATCATCCACCGCGTGCAGACCCTGCTGCGCAAGGACGGACGCAGCGCCGCCGAGCTGCCCGAGAGCCCCGAGGCCGAGCGCAGCGGGGGCAGCCCTGTGAGTGCCCACCCCGGCCCTGGCAGCGCTGGGGCGGCAGCCGACGTTGAGCgcggctgggggtgctgcccggccccggggagccctgcggggagggggatggggtgcagcatcctccagccccattgcctgcagctccaggtcacTTGCCTGCTACTGCGATGGGTGGCGGTGCCCCCCTGCCCGATGGAGCCACTGGCTCCCTGCACAtcgtggggctggggtggggggcttgGCTCAGCCTGTCCTGGGTGTCTGCCCCAGTGCTGGGCTCAGCCATATCCCACTCCGCAGGCGgacctgcagctgcaggagctctCGCGCTCCGTCTCCTCCTCGTCCTCGCTCAGCGGTACgtctctgcccctctgcagcccttcCCGTCCCCCATAGCCCCGTGCAGGGCGGGTGACAGTCCTGGCTGAGCCCAGGGGGTCCCATGGGGCACATCCTGCCTGGGCTGAGTGTCCGCTCTCACCCCTGTGCCGCAGACCTGGGCTGCACCAGTCCCAGCCTCTCGGTCCAGTCCCCCGTCCTGCCATCGCTGAGCAGCTCCCTGTCGGAGAACGACCTCACCAGCCCCGCGGAGCCGCCGGCAGCTCCAGCCCAGGAGCCGCGACCGACACTGCTGGGCTCCCCCGCAGGTACCAGCCCTGGCAGGGCCAGGCACCTCCGTCCCTCCGGGGTTGCCGTCCGCAGCACTTTGGCCCGGGCTGTCGGGGTGGAGGGGGCTCATGGGGGTCCGGGGCTGCTCCTGacgctcctctctccacaggctCCGTACAGACCTGGCCCCTCGTCTCGACGGCTCCCCCCTGGCTGACGGCGTCACCTGCATTACCAGCGTTCCCGCAGACCCCCCCAAGCACCCCGGGGGGGCCTGTCCCACCGGCCCTGCCCCAAGCCCTCCTGTCCCCACTGCCGCTCCCGCTCCCCacttcccctgtccccagcggGCCCAGCAGCCCCCTGAGCCCCCCTGTGACCAGCACAGCCTggtcccccactgcccccctcctctccctggccAACGTCTTCTCCCTGGCAGTGATGAGCGTGGCGCACACGCTGCTGCCCGCTGTCTCCTCCATCGCCAGCTCGGGTGGGCACTTCTACCCCTCGCTGCTGCCGCGGCCGCAGAACCTCGTCCTGGGGCCCCCGCGCTTTGTCTACCCTGACCCTGCCAGCATggccaagccagccccggcctcTGGTGGGACCCTGGAGTCAGTGGGGGCAAATGTACCCACTGCCGGGGGACCCGTGCCAttccctcccccagcaccagccccaccgTGCCCCGCAGGCAGCGAGGCTGCGGGGAGTCCCCTGCCATCACTAAGCACATCCACGCCCGGGAGCCCGGAGGGCAGCACGGTGAGTATAGGGGTGGCGGGGCTCCCCGGGGTCACTTAAGGTGGGGCTGAGTATGGGGGCGGCAGGTtgtcactgcagctgctgccctgggatgGAACAGGGAGCCCCATGGGGTGGGCAGTCCCTGGGATGCAGGGGGAGCTGAGCAGGCGGTGGGTCCCAGGGTGTGGGAGGAGACATGGGGGGACCCGGGGTGGGGCGGCTGACGGTGCTTGGGTACCTGCAGGTGTCGCCCGGCTCCCCCAGGCCCAGCCACCCACTCATCATCTCGGAGTCGCCAGCCCCTGGCGTGCCCAAAGCCCGGCTCTCGCCCATCAAGGAAGGTGAGATGGGGAACGGCTGAGGCTGTGCTGTGTGGCCGTGTCTGCGCCGGGCACCACGACGTCCCTGCCAGCCCATGTGCCCCAAACCCACCAGctgccccctgtccccagcagaagCCAAGCCCCAGATCCTGGGCCGGTTCCAAGTGATGCCAATCAGGGACCCAGTCGCGACCTCCTCGGTGCCGGGCAGCAGTGAGGGCAGCAGCGAGGGTGAGCAGCGTGGTGCGGAGCCGGCAGCGAGCGGCTCCCCCCTGCCCGCGGCCCCCGACACAGAGAGCAGCTCAAGCAGCGACTCGGACTTGGCGCTGGAGCGGGTGGAGCAGGACCCGGAGGCCGAGGAGGGCACGGTGGCACCGCCGGAGAGCGACCGGGAAGGTGCCGGGGAGGAAGGCACAGAGAGCGTGCCGCAGGCCATGGTGAGCCAGGTGTGGCTGAACTACTCCCGCAGCTTGTCCTACCTGAGCAGCGACGACACCGAGAGCGAGGACGAGGAGATCTGGGAGGAGCTGCAGAACCTGCGCCAGAAGTGAGCAACCCCACggcaggagggggagcagggcggtgggctgcagcgggaggcaggagggggagcagggcggtgggctgcagcgggaggcaggagggggagcagggccgtgggctgcagcgggaggcaggagggggagcagggtggtgggctgcagcgggaggcagcgcaggggctgcaggaggggacagaTCTTTCCACCTGCCCCAGACGGGAGGACGGAGCCCTGGCTTAGCCAGGCACGGTGCAGGGCTCGGCTGCAGCCCCCTTGGCTGCAGCTCCCGTCTCCTCCCCAGGCACCTGGCCGAGGTACAGCTGCTGCAGAGTGCCCAGAAGAAGGAGATCGAGGAGCTCTACCTGCGGATGGGGAAGCAGCCACCGCTGGGCATCGTCTCCCCCGCCGCCATGCTCTCCAGCCGCCAGCGACGCCTCTCCAAGGGCAGCTTCAACCCCTCCCGCCGCAACAGCCTGCAGCGCCTGGAGCTGGCGCAGCCCCCAGgtaccacccccaccacccccactccctcctgggacccccgtgggctgggcaggggctgcgggaTGGGAATCCCCAGGGCTAAGGGGGGTCGGTCCTGGGCGAGGCACAGCTCTGGGcccccaccagtgcccccagctcAGGGCCGGTCTATCCCAGCAGGCATCATGCGCCGTAACTCGCTGAGCGGCAGCAGCACCGGCTCGCAGGAGCAGCGGCTCAGCAAGGGGGTGACCTTCGCTGATGACTTCGGCCGGATGGTAAGGGGCAGGGGGCCAATCCCACTGCCGGTGGCCCCATGGGGCTCCCAGCAGGCCCTGGCTCACCGCTGCTTCTCTCCCCAGTAGCCAGAGGGCCAGGAGTGACTTCATGAACTACCTCAACCAAGTGCCTGCTGccctgggggtgggcaagagccCCTGCACCTCCCGGAAGGACAGCGATGGCCCTGGGGGCAGCCGGTGCCCTCGGGACAAGCCAGCTGGGTGCCCACCCCGGGGACCTGGCGCCTGCCTCCTTGCCCCTGTGCCTCTGTCACAGGGAGGGCAGGCCTGTCCCATGCTtgtcctcccctctcctccctccttgtcCTCCCCTGGCCCCCTCCCACTGTTCCCAACCCCTTTGCTCAAGCCCGGCCCCAGCTGCAGGATCCCTGTAAGGCGCTGCCATCCTCCACGGCTTTACTTCGAGCTGAACCTGCGCAAGCAGAACTGGGCCAACTGCCACCCTGCCCCGAGCAGAACCTGCCCCTCTCCGCATCCCCGTCATGATACATCCCCACCCCTGCCACCACGCAGTCCTCCAGCCCCGATCCCTCCGTGGGACCACGCGCGGGGCTTGATCTgccaccctggggctgccctgctcgCTGCTGCCCTCGTCCCGCTCTGCGCAGCTGGGAAcaagctggctgcagagcaggaagAAGCTTCCCTGGGTCCCATAACGTGATGGGGCCGGTGCACCAGCAACAGCAGGGGGTGCACTTTGTTACAAACTGATGTCTGGAAAGTGTTttcataaatacaaattaaatacaaatgggGTCTGTCTGTGTCTGTTCAGTGGGATGTGTAACCGTCCTTGCCCTTGGTTCATGATAAAACAGAAAATTCCCCCACCTCAGCAGTGACTTGAGTGGGCGGTGAGATCCTGAATTGGACTCTGGCCACCCACTGCTTTAACAACAGGCGCTGACGCAGTCTCCAGACAGGGTATTTATTGTGGAAAGCGACAGGGACCTGGGCACCCCTGCCCTTCGCAAGAGCAAGTCCCTGGCCAAGTCCCTGTCTGCTCTTCAGGAGAAAGGCGGCTGCCTGCAGGGGAGGAAGCCCTGCCTGCAGGGGAGCCCCTCAGTGCATTTCCCTGGGCCGCACTGAGCAGCCCAGACCCCCGCAAGGCCGGCTACCCCGTGCTCACGGCCAGGCGATCCCCCAGTGCTCCAGCCCGTCCTGCCCCGCGGGGGCTGCAGCTCACTCGCGGGCTTcaccggggctgggccgggcgcTTCCTGATCAGGTCGCTGCGCTCTCGGCCCGCGCCCGTGCCCGCGCccgcgccgcctccgcctcctgcTCCAGCTCATCCAGGAACCGCTCCTGCGACACCGAGTAGAAGGTGTAGCCGTCTGGGAAGTGGGGGCGGTGTTAAGGAAAACAACGGTAGAAgccccggcgcggcccccccggcccggcccggcccggcccggcccggcccagcccagaGGATACAGATGCCAACCGCCACCGCGCCGATGCCGAGCGCCAGCAGCGTGTTgcggccgcggagccgccgctGCAGAGCGCGATGGCGCTGGGCGCGCTCCACCTGCGCCATGAGCTGGCGCTGCTCGGGGCTAAGTCCCGGCTCCCGCTCAGGGTCGATGCGCCGCGCGAACGCCGCCTCCCCTCCCGACTCCCCCGGCGCCGCCATCTTCCCCGCTGCCGCTTCCGCTCAGGGCGGTGACGTCACATCCGGGCGGGGAGGGCAGCCAATCGGAAGGGGGCGGGCCAGGCAGGCTGGCTACGCGCAGGCGCAGTGGGAGCGGGGCGTCGAGTGATTGGCTGAGGCCCGGCACGTGGCTGGCCGCGGAGGAGGTGCGCTCTGATTGGCGGGGTGGGGTCCCGTGACCAGGAGGTGCTGAGGTCGGGCGCGCTCTGATTGGCGGGGCGGGGTCCCGTGACCAGGAGGCGCTGAGGTGGGACATGCTCCACCCTGacggccccggcagcggcggttcctcctgctcccccccaaGCCCCTGTGGGGGGTCTGTGCTCGGGCCTGCCCCACCGGTGGCCAGTGTGGGCCCCTTCCCGAAAGCAGCCTCATTTTGGAGGGGTTGCAGGCTCCTAGTTGTGCCTCTGGGACCCCAAGGCCCAGCTCAGTGGTGGCTCTCAGGGCCCTTTCCTACCGGTGGTGAGGAAGCACCGTGCTGCCCTTGAAGTAATTATTGTCATTAAGGTCCCTGACCTGAACTGCTAAATGGGGTCCCAGGAGCGAGCTGCATCCCGGTACTATGACCCAAACCCCATCTTTGGCAAGGTCGCTCCTGAGATTATTGAGGACGCGCTGATCCATCTGGCCACGGAAAATGAACAGTACCTGAGTGAACTGTCGGATCAGGCCGGATGCTTCAAGGAGACACGGACAGTGGGTGAGACTGTTTTTCTCAATTACAGCTAACTCCTGAGGAGGTTAACAGCTGTATAATTACCTTCAGTTGACTCAAGTGAATGACTGTTGTGCTTTTTTGCAGAATTTATATTCCTTTTGTCTGAAAAATGGCACTTGGACGAATCGGCAAGGTACCAAGCGGTAGAGTTACTTGAAAGGTAATAAATATCCTGAATGCTCAGTGCATTTCCCGTTTCTCTCACACGGTTACACTATGCG
Protein-coding sequences here:
- the WNK4 gene encoding serine/threonine-protein kinase WNK4 isoform X5; its protein translation is MLAAEPAAAGAMSQPEAERAGGGSAPEPEPEPEPGPGLPGRAPHRSRGRRPSGRDSRRASSRFNRRSSAELELLGYPAPAGERGGSPPPAVAGGRREPEETESEEVETRAVATSPDGRFLKFDIEIGRGSFKTVYKGLDTETTVEVAWCELQTRKLSKTERQRFSEEVEMLKGLQHPNIVRFYDSWKSSIKGQICIVLVTELMTSGTLKTYLKRFKEMKLKVLQRWSRQILKGLHFLHTRSPPIIHRDLKCDNIFITGPTGSVKIGDLGLATLKRASFAKSVIGTPEFMAPEMYEEKYDEAVDVYAFGMCMLEMATSEYPYSECQNAAQIYRKVTSGLKPSSFYKVKVPELKEIIEGCIRMDKNERYTIQDLLEHSFFQEDTGVHVELAEEDDGVKSGLKLWLRMDDTKKLHGKYKDNNAIEFLFELYKDVAEEVAQEMVVLGFVCEADYKLVAKAVRDRVVAIKRKREKLKRAQDVPSPAEPEQPPGVLRLLEELKSPLPPGAPAPTPATAGSGDSVFSSTFPPEPEEPEADQHFAYRHTSYSSATSDCETDGYLSSSGFLDSPAPAHRSSSAGDPASPPPARSARCFPTSIAVQLPTERLPPASGFSSPVDSYASDVASGMSDGCEGLSASERGTEVPPKRASGKLLRRRARSRLRITNISDKNDRVVECQLQTYNNKMVTFKFDLDGDNPEEIAAVMVHNEFILKSERDGFIHRIRDIIHRVQTLLRKDGRSAAELPESPEAERSGGSPADLQLQELSRSVSSSSSLSDLGCTSPSLSVQSPVLPSLSSSLSENDLTSPAEPPAAPAQEPRPTLLGSPAGSVQTWPLVSTAPPWLTASPALPAFPQTPPSTPGGPVPPALPQALLSPLPLPLPTSPVPSGPSSPLSPPVTSTAWSPTAPLLSLANVFSLAVMSVAHTLLPAVSSIASSGGHFYPSLLPRPQNLVLGPPRFVYPDPASMAKPAPASGGTLESVGANVPTAGGPVPFPPPAPAPPCPAGSEAAGSPLPSLSTSTPGSPEGSTVSPGSPRPSHPLIISESPAPGVPKARLSPIKEAEAKPQILGRFQVMPIRDPVATSSVPGSSEGSSEGEQRGAEPAASGSPLPAAPDTESSSSSDSDLALERVEQDPEAEEGTVAPPESDREGAGEEGTESVPQAMVSQVWLNYSRSLSYLSSDDTESEDEEIWEELQNLRQKHLAEVQLLQSAQKKEIEELYLRMGKQPPLGIVSPAAMLSSRQRRLSKGSFNPSRRNSLQRLELAQPPAGIMRRNSLSGSSTGSQEQRLSKGVTFADDFGRM
- the WNK4 gene encoding serine/threonine-protein kinase WNK4 isoform X7, with amino-acid sequence MLAAEPAAAGAMSQPEAERAGGGSAPEPEPEPEPGPGLPGRAPHRSRGRRPSGRDSRRASSRFNRRSSAELELLGYPAPAGERGGSPPPAVAGGRREPEETESEEVETRAVATSPDGRFLKFDIEIGRGSFKTVYKGLDTETTVEVAWCELQTRKLSKTERQRFSEEVEMLKGLQHPNIVRFYDSWKSSIKGQICIVLVTELMTSGTLKTYLKRFKEMKLKVLQRWSRQILKGLHFLHTRSPPIIHRDLKCDNIFITGPTGSVKIGDLGLATLKRASFAKSVIGTPEFMAPEMYEEKYDEAVDVYAFGMCMLEMATSEYPYSECQNAAQIYRKVTSGLKPSSFYKVKVPELKEIIEGCIRMDKNERYTIQDLLEHSFFQEDTGVHVELAEEDDGVKSGLKLWLRMDDTKKLHGKYKDNNAIEFLFELYKDVAEEVAQEMVVLGFVCEADYKLVAKAVRDRVVAIKRKREKLKRAQDVPSPAEPEQPPGVLRLLEELKSPLPPGAPAPTPATAGSGDSVFSSTFPPEPEEPEADQHFAYRHTSYSSATSDCETDGYLSSSGFLDSPAPAHRSSSAGDPASPPPARSARCFPTSIAVQLPTERLPPASGFSSPVDSYASDVASGMSDGCEGLSASERGTEVPPKRASGKLLRRRARSRLRITNISDKNDRVVECQLQTYNNKMVTFKFDLDGDNPEEIAAVMVHNEFILKSERDGFIHRIRDIIHRVQTLLRKDGRSAAELPESPEAERSGGSPADLQLQELSRSVSSSSSLSDLGCTSPSLSVQSPVLPSLSSSLSENDLTSPAEPPAAPAQEPRPTLLGSPAGSVQTWPLVSTAPPWLTASPALPAFPQTPPSTPGGPVPPALPQALLSPLPLPLPTSPVPSGPSSPLSPPVTSTAWSPTAPLLSLANVFSLAVMSVAHTLLPAVSSIASSGGHFYPSLLPRPQNLVLGPPRFVYPDPASMAKPAPASGGTLESVGANVPTAGGPVPFPPPAPAPPCPAGSEAAGSPLPSLSTSTPGSPEGSTVSPGSPRPSHPLIISESPAPGVPKARLSPIKEAEAKPQILGRFQVMPIRDPVATSSVPGSSEGSSEGEQRGAEPAASGSPLPAAPDTESSSSSDSDLALERVEQDPEAEEGTVAPPESDREGAGEEGTESVPQAMVSQVWLNYSRSLSYLSSDDTESEDEEIWEELQNLRQKHLAEVQLLQSAQKKEIEELYLRMGKQPPLGIVSPAAMLSSRQRRLSKGSFNPSRRNSLQRLELAQPPGIMRRNSLSGSSTGSQEQRLSKGVTFADDFGRM
- the WNK4 gene encoding serine/threonine-protein kinase WNK4 isoform X6, with translation MLAAEPAAAGAMSQPEAERAGGGSAPEPEPEPEPGPGLPGRAPHRSRGRRPSGRDSRRASSRFNRRSSAELELLGYPAPAGERGGSPPPAVAGGRREPEETESEEVETRAVATSPDGRFLKFDIEIGRGSFKTVYKGLDTETTVEVAWCELQTRKLSKTERQRFSEEVEMLKGLQHPNIVRFYDSWKSSIKGQICIVLVTELMTSGTLKTYLKRFKEMKLKVLQRWSRQILKGLHFLHTRSPPIIHRDLKCDNIFITGPTGSVKIGDLGLATLKRASFAKSVIGTPEFMAPEMYEEKYDEAVDVYAFGMCMLEMATSEYPYSECQNAAQIYRKVTSGLKPSSFYKVKVPELKEIIEGCIRMDKNERYTIQDLLEHSFFQEDTGVHVELAEEDDGVKSGLKLWLRMDDTKKLHGKYKDNNAIEFLFELYKDVAEEVAQEMVVLGFVCEADYKLVAKAVRDRVVAIKRKREKLKRAQDVPSPAEPEQPPGVLRLLEELKSPLPPGAPAPTPATAGSGDSVFSSTFPPEPEEPEADQHFAYRHTSYSSATSDCETDGYLSSSGFLDSPAPAHRSSSAGDPASPPPARSARCFPTSIAVQLPTERLPPASGFSSPVDSYASDVASGMSDGCEGLSASERGTEVPPKRASGKLLRRRARSRLRITNISDKNDRVVECQLQTYNNKMVTFKFDLDGDNPEEIAAVMVHNEFILKSERDGFIHRIRDIIHRVQTLLRKDGRSAAELPESPEAERSGGSPADLQLQELSRSVSSSSSLSDLGCTSPSLSVQSPVLPSLSSSLSENDLTSPAEPPAAPAQEPRPTLLGSPAGSVQTWPLVSTAPPWLTASPALPAFPQTPPSTPGGPVPPALPQALLSPLPLPLPTSPVPSGPSSPLSPPVTSTAWSPTAPLLSLANVFSLAVMSVAHTLLPAVSSIASSGGHFYPSLLPRPQNLVLGPPRFVYPDPASMAKPAPASGGTLESVGANVPTAGGPVPFPPPAPAPPCPAGSEAAGSPLPSLSTSTPGSPEGSTVSPGSPRPSHPLIISESPAPGVPKARLSPIKEEAKPQILGRFQVMPIRDPVATSSVPGSSEGSSEGEQRGAEPAASGSPLPAAPDTESSSSSDSDLALERVEQDPEAEEGTVAPPESDREGAGEEGTESVPQAMVSQVWLNYSRSLSYLSSDDTESEDEEIWEELQNLRQKHLAEVQLLQSAQKKEIEELYLRMGKQPPLGIVSPAAMLSSRQRRLSKGSFNPSRRNSLQRLELAQPPAGIMRRNSLSGSSTGSQEQRLSKGVTFADDFGRM
- the WNK4 gene encoding serine/threonine-protein kinase WNK4 isoform X8: MLAAEPAAAGAMSQPEAERAGGGSAPEPEPEPEPGPGLPGRAPHRSRGRRPSGRDSRRASSRFNRRSSAELELLGYPAPAGERGGSPPPAVAGGRREPEETESEEVETRAVATSPDGRFLKFDIEIGRGSFKTVYKGLDTETTVEVAWCELQTRKLSKTERQRFSEEVEMLKGLQHPNIVRFYDSWKSSIKGQICIVLVTELMTSGTLKTYLKRFKEMKLKVLQRWSRQILKGLHFLHTRSPPIIHRDLKCDNIFITGPTGSVKIGDLGLATLKRASFAKSVIGTPEFMAPEMYEEKYDEAVDVYAFGMCMLEMATSEYPYSECQNAAQIYRKVTSGLKPSSFYKVKVPELKEIIEGCIRMDKNERYTIQDLLEHSFFQEDTGVHVELAEEDDGVKSGLKLWLRMDDTKKLHGKYKDNNAIEFLFELYKDVAEEVAQEMVVLGFVCEADYKLVAKAVRDRVVAIKRKREKLKRAQDVPSPAEPEQPPGVLRLLEELKSPLPPGAPAPTPATAGSGDSVFSSTFPPEPEEPEADQHFAYRHTSYSSATSDCETDGYLSSSGFLDSPAPAHRSSSAGDPASPPPARSARCFPTSIAVQLPTERLPPASGFSSPVDSYASDVASGMSDGCEGLSASERGTEVPPKRASGKLLRRRARSRLRITNISDKNDRVVECQLQTYNNKMVTFKFDLDGDNPEEIAAVMVHNEFILKSERDGFIHRIRDIIHRVQTLLRKDGRSAAELPESPEAERSGGSPADLQLQELSRSVSSSSSLSDLGCTSPSLSVQSPVLPSLSSSLSENDLTSPAEPPAAPAQEPRPTLLGSPAGSVQTWPLVSTAPPWLTASPALPAFPQTPPSTPGGPVPPALPQALLSPLPLPLPTSPVPSGPSSPLSPPVTSTAWSPTAPLLSLANVFSLAVMSVAHTLLPAVSSIASSGGHFYPSLLPRPQNLVLGPPRFVYPDPASMAKPAPASGGTLESVGANVPTAGGPVPFPPPAPAPPCPAGSEAAGSPLPSLSTSTPGSPEGSTVSPGSPRPSHPLIISESPAPGVPKARLSPIKEEAKPQILGRFQVMPIRDPVATSSVPGSSEGSSEGEQRGAEPAASGSPLPAAPDTESSSSSDSDLALERVEQDPEAEEGTVAPPESDREGAGEEGTESVPQAMVSQVWLNYSRSLSYLSSDDTESEDEEIWEELQNLRQKHLAEVQLLQSAQKKEIEELYLRMGKQPPLGIVSPAAMLSSRQRRLSKGSFNPSRRNSLQRLELAQPPGIMRRNSLSGSSTGSQEQRLSKGVTFADDFGRM